The following are encoded in a window of Pectinophora gossypiella chromosome 8, ilPecGoss1.1, whole genome shotgun sequence genomic DNA:
- the LOC126369214 gene encoding pyridoxal-dependent decarboxylase domain-containing protein 1 encodes MGDAPTLDTESNKPSPGSEEQPELDRRPFGGLEFQVSEVVGRLEAGVNAQDAGDEEKRREPRKISAGFFEPEETSMDDILKILEDLVLKTDPSCESVEPPLLPTDSVTRAAILSHSIAALFGRLERSHAARLGAHIASETTRWMAHMFRLSDYNAYYHQEQLEGLVRVTRMLLHHRYPRYLEDGALAFTNRLPCVYSCVASPLGIVQHLCRQLGLPLACVRPVPARAPGRGMDIEALERLCEEDVAANRIPLLVLGEVGAPPLGCGSPLAELGAVCNKRGLHLHVRGHALALPAALGRDQTFSIADSVTLTPGPWFGVPGLPTVTFYKIPEPITVNDQAKGVNAAGSREGALAALAGLAGGGARLPALPLWTCIKACGARRLCSRLHHAFRSARTAYATVANAQLRLLSERPGGDEPPTVDIVDAISQASACVAFQFAPPGVEKPPPYYDKLNSWFGQVLQREADMISIEVCETESHGVVLRYCPLEGSLLEEQQVGAFASIIEAQLHVLEATVELREPFQKMVQEHPTLRLVHVPGWAGLGGVRYVPVGWEDASNDELNSLNRQLVTQLRATDGAFSCGDGDDGLACVRFGMVTADSDVDELLELVLSAGKEVEESSRALTNMTEVLKKGIEAAQADIERENAERLWQEGLLRRVPVVGRVVDWWAPAAVPPPPGRRLHLAHGTLQPTTDLYRYVKNKKEEAARAHSPSRQAPAAEPATPAAPQPAPH; translated from the exons ATGGGAGATGCACCAACTTTGGACACTGAGTCCAATAAACCTAGCCCTGGAAGCGAGGAACAGCCGGAACTG GACCGGCGTCCCTTTGGTGGGCTGGAGTTCCAGGTTTCGGAGGTAGTAGGCAGACTAGAGGCTGGAGTGAACGCACAGGATGCTGGGGATGAGGAGAAGAGGCGGGAACCGCGCAAGATCAGCGCAGGGTTTTTCGAGCCGGAAGAAACTTCCATGGATGACATTCTAAAGATTTTGGAGGACCTGGTGTTGAAGACTGACCCTAGTTGCGAGAGCGTGGAGCCGCCGCTTTTGCCTACTGACTCTGTGACGCGGGCGGCGATCCTGTCTCATAGTATTGCGGCCCTATTCGGGCGGCTGGAGAGAAGTCATGCAGCGCGACTTGGAGCTCACATTGCCAGTGAAACCACCCGCTGGATGGCCCACATGTTCAG GTTGTCAGACTACAATGCATACTACCACCAGGAGCAGCTGGAGGGACTCGTCCGCGTCACTCGCATGCTGCTGCACCACAGATACCCTCGATACTTGGAGGATGGAG CTTTAGCGTTCACAAACCGTCTGCCGTGCGTGTACAGCTGCGTGGCCAGTCCGTTGGGCATCGTACAGCACCTGTGCCGGCAGCTCGGGCTGCCGCTCGCCTGCGTGCGGCCCGTCCCAGCACGAGCACCTG GCCGAGGCATGGACATAGAAGCTCTGGAGCGCCTGTGCGAGGAAGATGTAGCAGCTAACCGTATTCCGCTACTAGTGCTGGGCGAGGTGGGGGCCCCACCGTTGGGCTGCGGGTCCCCCCTCGCGGAACTAGGGGCCGTGTGCAACAAGCGAGGCCTGCATTTGCATGTGAGGGGCCACGCGTTGGCGCTCCCCGCTGCTTTGGGCAGGGATCAG ACGTTCAGTATAGCGGACtccgtaaccctgacaccagggccgTGGTTTGGTGTACCCGGACTGCCAACTGTC ACATTTTACAAGATACCAGAACCTATCACAGTTAACGACCAAGCCAAAGGAGTAAACgct GCGGGCAGCCGCGAGGGCGCGCTGGCCGCGCTGGCGGGgctggcgggcggcggcgcgcggctgcCGGCGCTGCCGCTGTGGACGTGCATCAAGGCGTGCGGCGCGCGCCGCCTGTGCTCGCGCCTGCACCACGCCTTCCGCTCCGCGCGCACCGCCTACGCCACCGTGGCCAACGCGCAGCTGAGGCTCTTG AGCGAAAGACCTGGAGGCGACGAACCACCGACAGTAGACATAGTG GACGCGATAAGTCAAGCGTCGGCGTGTGTAGCGTTCCAATTCGCGCCCCCCGGTGTGGAGAAGCCGCCGCCTTACTACGACAAGCTCAACTCTTGGTTTGGACAAGTGTTGCAGAGAGAGGCTGATATG ATCAGCATAGAAGTCTGCGAGACGGAATCCCACGGCGTGGTTCTGCGCTACTGCCCCCTAGAAGGTTCCCTTCTAGAAGAGCAGCAGGTTGGAGCGTTCGCCAGCATTATAGAAGCTCAGCTGCACGTCCTAGAAGCTACTGTGGAGCTCCGCGAGCCTTTCCAGAAGATGGTGCAGGAACATCCCACGTTGAGGCTCGTGCACGTGCCGGGGTGGGCGG GTCTAGGCGGCGTTCGATACGTACCAGTAGGTTGGGAAGACGCGTCAAATGACGAACTCAACTCACTGAACAGACAACTAGTCACGCAGCTGCGGGCCACAGACGGGGCGTTCTCGTGCGGCGACGGCGACGACGGACTTGCTTGTGTCAG GTTCGGCATGGTAACAGCAGACTCGGATGTGGACGAATTACTGGAGCTGGTGCTGTCAGCCGGCAAAGAGGTGGAGGAGAGCTCTCGGGCGCTCACCAACATGACTGAAGTACTCAAGAAAG GCATAGAAGCGGCCCAAGCGGACATCGAGCGCGAGAACGCGGAGCGGCTGTGGCAGGAGGGGCTGCTGCGGCGCGTGCCCGTGGTGGGCCGCGTGGTGGACTGGTGGGCGCCCGCCGCcgtgccgccgccgcccggcCGCCGCCTGCATCTGGCGCACGGCACGCTGCAGCCCACCACCGACCTCTACCG ATACGTGAAAAATAAGAAAGAGGAGGCTGCGCGAGCGCACTCTCCGTCGCGGCAAGCGCCCGCCGCCGAGCCCGCAACCCCCGCCGCGCCGCAGCCCGCGCCGCACTGA
- the LOC126369253 gene encoding uncharacterized protein LOC126369253, which yields MEPQTSRKDYLNHQYSGPRKNRKRSQAQMKRYHGEIKSRSDVWCKKKKLNDENDVPSNKSVANNTLKTYSGSKKKNLVEANFTDTQQRTEKEPPRSKPLEVNWPLIDPTVKSHELTVEYAPDSLGSLSGNRFVDLPHVLMWAFKLERHRSQCGGSSIVFVEEFRNGFNSMFTFQCSMCEKQFRYCNEKDENLNKAFVWGTLTAGSYYAQAAHITNLMDIPTISASKFRETEKLLGEVWKDELTEEIQKNGEREKAIAMQKNNVDANGIPYITVYVDGGWPKRSYGHDYSSPSGMACIIGKETKKCLFLGIKNKYCYHCHIYEKKKNKFRSICVSRTTKDHTHTYTYKHL from the exons ATGGAACCTCAAACTAGTCGCAAAGACTACTTAAACCACCAGTATTCTGGCCCCCGGAAAAATCGAAAACGAAGCCAAGCACAAATGAAACGTTATCATGGAGAAATAAAAAG CCGTAGCGACGTATggtgcaagaaaaaaaaactaaatgacGAAAACGACGTGCCTTCAAACAAATCTGT AGCAAATAATACTCTCAAAACCTACagtggaagtaaaaaaaaaaatcttgtggAAGCAAATTTTACTGACACTCAGCAAAGAACTGAGAAAGAGCCCCCCCGATCAAAACCTTTGGAGGTAAATTGGCCACTGATTGATCCCACTGTTAAAAGCCACGAGTTAACTGTGGAATATGCACCAGATAGTTTGGGTAGTCTGTCTGGTAACAGGTTTGTTGATCTACCACATGTCCTTATGTGGGCTTTCAAACTTGAGAGACACCGTTCGCAATGTGGTGGTAGCAGCATAGTCTTTGTTGAGGAGTTTAGAAATGGTTTCAACAGTATGTTTACTTTCCAATGCAGTATGTGTGAGAAACAATTTAGATACTGCAATGAAAAAGATGAAAATCTTAACAAAGCGTTTGTTTGGGGGACATTAACAGCTGGAAGCTATTATGCACAGGCTGCACACATCACCAACTTGATGGATATACCTACAATATCAGCTTCCAAATTCCGAGAGACAGAAAAATTATTAGGTGAAGTTTGGAAAGATGAACTAACTGAGGAGATCCAAAAAAATGGAGAAAGAGAAAAGGCTATTGCtatgcaaaaaaataatgtagatgcAAATGGTATTCCATACATAACAGTGTATGTGGATGGAGGCTGGCCTAAACGATCATATGGCCATGATTATAGCTCTCCATCAGGCATG gcCTGCATTATTGGAAAAGAGACCAAGAAATGCTTATTCTTAggcataaaaaacaaatattgttaCCACTGTcacatttatgaaaaaaaaaagaacaagtttCGGAGCATATGTGTTTCAAGAACTACGAAggaccacacacacacatacacatacaagcatttataa